In a single window of the Magnolia sinica isolate HGM2019 chromosome 7, MsV1, whole genome shotgun sequence genome:
- the LOC131251826 gene encoding triacylglycerol lipase OBL1-like encodes MASPKSSGYMIFHPEKAGLLEIFSLCLFKRKLSDCNFIETTHETKLKLENVRVNWLLVGLTFLLQKILSLIEKPLALFGEVLEFILNLFSLNGGFFALIFRVFTGSVVTPKKDSADYRSALGFIDGRLDLYKTSSLLSYLPQMGPVDSANNIKLLDLCMMASKVVYENEAYVKNAVTKHWQMQFVGFYDCWNVFDEVKGTQAFIFCDQPEDAKMIVVAFRGTEPFNAKDWSTDVDLSFISMGDMGQAHLGFMKGLGLQDEKDYLKGWPKDYQGEKDKPLAYYIIRDTLKSLLLKHKNAKILVTGHSLGGALAAIFPSILILHEETTILNSLWGIVTYGQPRVGDETFASYVETHLNSKLCYRVVYSYDVVPRVPFDGPFFEYKHYGWCIYFNSWYDGKVMREAPNKNYFNPIYLLSKYYHAWSDLIKSLFLGKTRGPDFKESGTSTAFRLVGLIIPGLASHSPRDYVNAARLGKISKSVKEMV; translated from the exons ATGGCTTCTCCAAAATCTTCTGGCTACATGATATTTCACCCTGAGAAAGCAGGATTGCTTGAAATATTTAGCCTGTGTCTCTTCAAGAGAAAGCTATCAGATTGCAATTTCATAGAAACAACTCATGAAACCAAGCTCAAGCTTGAGAATGTTAGAGTTAATTGGTTGCTTGTTGGACTAACCTTTCTCTTACAAAAGATATTGTCTTTGATTGAGAAGCCCTTAGCTTTGTTCGGTGAAGTCCTCGAGTTCATTTTGAACTTGTTCTCTCTTAATGGCGGCTTCTTTGCCCTCATTTTCCGTGTTTTTACAG GGTCAGTCGTAACTCCCAAAAAGGACTCAGCAGATTACAGATCAGCACTCGGCTtcattgatggacggttggatctgtATAAAACCTCGTCCTTACTGAGTTATCTACCCCAGATGGGTCCCGTGGACAGTGCCAACAATATCAAGCTCTTGGATCTTTGCATGATGGCTTCTAAGGTAGTCTACGAGAATGAAGCCTACGTGAAGAATGCCGTCACCAAACACTGGCAG ATGCAATTCGTGGGATTCTATGACTGCTGGAATG TGTTCGACGAGGTCAAAGGCACCCAAGCCTTCATATTCTGCGACCAGCCAGAGGACGCGAAGATGATTGTCGTAGCCTTCCGTGGCACCGAGCCATTCAATGCCAAAGACTGGTCGACCGACGTCGACCTTTCCTTTATCAGCATGGGCGATATGGGACAAGCCCATCTCGGCTTCATGAAAGGTCTAGGCCTCCAAGATGAGAAGGACTACCTAAAGGGATGGCCCAAGGACTACCAAGGGGAGAAAGACAAGCCCTTAGCCTACTACATCATAAGGGACACTCTCAAGTCATTGCTCCTAAAGCACAAGAATGCTAAGATACTGGTCACAGGGCATAGCTTAGGTGGCGCACTCGCGGCTATCTTTCCTTCTATACTCATTTTACATGAGGAGACTACCATTTTGAATAGCCTGTGGGGCATCGTGACCTATGGGCAGCCTAGGGTTGGAGATGAGACCTTTGCTTCCTATGTGGAAACACATCTGAATTCAAAGTTGTGTTATAGGGTGGTGTACAGTTATGATGTGGTCCCTCGGGTGCCCTTTGATGGTCCATTCTTTGAATACAAGCACTATGGATGGTGCATCTACTTCAACAGCTGGTATGATGGAAAG GTGATGAGGGAGGCGCCCAacaagaactacttcaatcccaTATACCTTCTGTCAAAGTACTACCATGCATGGTCAGATCTGATCAAGTCCCTCTTTTTGGGCAAAACAAGGGGTCCAGATTTCAAGGAAAGTGGGACTTCCACTGCTTTCAGGTTGGTGGGCCTGATCATTCCTGGTCTTGCCTCCCACAGCCCAAGGGACTATGTGAATGCTGCAAGGCTTGGGAAAATATCCAAGTCTGTGAAAGAAATGGTGTGA